The following is a genomic window from Penaeus chinensis breed Huanghai No. 1 chromosome 7, ASM1920278v2, whole genome shotgun sequence.
CGCCTCCTGctcggacgcccgtagatccagacgaagattacgagggcgtctggacgagcacgcagccgagaaggacctggacaagATCTGCGAGGACATGTGTTGGGCGAGTatgccgccgagttaggcctggatgAGGACTATGAGAAAGTCTGGatgaatccgaagtcaaggaggacatGTGCGAGACCTTTGAGGATGGACGGATTTAACAAGGACCAGGACGAAGAGGgcaacaaggacgagcagccatgaagatggaccagggacagcgcacgcgagaacgaTATGACTGGCAATTTTGGACCAttaaagttgggtcacccttgagacaaatctaaggcgcctcgagggtgaGGCTTTGGTAGGTGGCTGAGCAATGCCATTAGACATAGGCCGTTTGCCATGTGGCTCGAAGTCCGGTACAGAACCATCGACTCAgagaggacttagatgacgagtttatctgaccttgtctGACCCCTCAGTACGTGTCTAGTACCCGAtgggctcaggtcatatcaccagccttctgccccccacagggctggtcggcggaccCGTGACCCCCGCACTTAGCGCTGACCTAAGACTCGTCTTGAGTGTTCCTATCATTGTATTGCACTCTTCTTCAATAAAGAGTTACAtccgttataaccactatcactgcccaaacAGTCACAACTTATGTACTAAGGCTCTATAGccttagtacatatatatgtgtgtgtctgtgtatgtaatgtatatctatttgtgtgtgtgtgtgtgtgtgtgtgtgtgtgtgtgtgtgtgtgtgtgtgtgtgtgtgtgtgtgtgtgtgtgtgtgtgtgtgggtgcgtgcgtatgcgtgcatgtgtgcgtgtgtgtgtgtgtgtgtgtgtgtgtggggcaatGGGAGTGGGAATCCGTTGTTTCAGATTTGCGTCcattaactcttctctctctccctatcttcctctctctcccctacctcttcctccattctctctttgtctctctcctatatctccctatctctctcccaccctatcttcctctctatctttctctccttctgttcctctttctctttctctgtctcttttttctgtctgtttctctccctctctctctcaaccataaAAAAGGTGTaactttgatgttttttttggcTAAGCACCATGATGAGGTTGCTGAAATGTATATTTTGGGGTTAACCCAATTGGCATGTATGGTAATACAAGTTAatttattgtgtttacacatagatgtctctaacgaggattggtcactaggccctactgatagactctttgctGGCTGTGGAGCCaattgtatgtaacaaaattcataaaaactGCAGAGGACAGAAAATAAATCCAAAGCGGTTGGGTTAAAGGAGGTTTCTGCAGGTAGAGCCTCCAAAATACTACATATCAGTCAGGATTTGTATAATATTACtgtaacatattattattattcagtatatattttttgtatccaGTCTGAATGCAGTCCAGTGCCAAGTAATTGCCCAAAACCTCAGGACTGTTGGTAAACGGTAACAAACCACCACCATGCATAGCTTGGCAAGAAAGCTGGGTTACTTATTTGAaattaaataacataaaatagGTATGTTCCAGTGTATGAGCTGGAACAGACAGAAGGCCAGTGTCCAACATGCAACAGTCTAGTAGTTCTTAAAACTAAGGCTTTATAGTAAAGGTTTTGCTATAAGCCTAATGGCATGTTTTTGGTGGGATtctataattaggataattaggtTATTCACTTTCTGGATCTTAGAATAACTGAAAACCTTTATGATCAGCAAAGCTGATTTAAGTGTTGAAAGTGATGACCAGTTTCAAACTActggtacataaaaatatacatatgtgaattagATGGTTTACTGGTCTTTATAGTTTGAATAGGTTTTCCATGCTGGATGACTGTGTTTGTACTGATAGGTGACAAATGGCAAATAAGGACATATAGGCCTAGGCAAGTATGGCATTTGCAAAAGATAATTCTCATGACAAACTTTCATAAAAACAAGGCTTGAAATTTACATGCAAATGACCCTACGCATGGACCACCCTagcaaataataatcaaataaaaaaactatCTTGGCCTCTACACTGACAGATATTtataagacacaaacacacttgtaAAGGATAACAACATCTACCTCACAAGTTCTTGCAAGACAGACCTTGTAAACTTCCCTAACAGATTTACTGCCAGAGCATATATGGTGTAGATTTGTTGGTGTGCTGCATAAGTGCAAAGGCAGAGGCTGCTCAACACTGCATTATTATAGTTTGAAATGACGTCAATAAGGCTTCTATCACACATCACAGCCAGTTATATGTGGATCAGCTTAGAACAAAACCAacatatttacaagaaaaaaTCCATGGTAAATGTTcagaataacatatatattgcTAAGAGGttgagaaaaccaaagaaaatgacTATAAAGAATCTATAAAACAACACTAATGGGTACAACAAATAATGACTAGAAAGTAAAATGAAGGCCACAACTGCCAATCAAACTCAgcaaatatgtgaatatgtaggTAAGTCCAATGAAACTGTGGGCCTCTGCAGTCTGCACTTCAGCAAGACCAAACAAATCTTCATTTTATCTATTCTAGCTGCTGAGAGTGCTGATACCTTTAATGATTTTATTCCAAATAAGTGACTAGTTCAATAttgccaaacaaacagacaaaggggAGATTTGTTGTTCAGGTAGTATAAACTTCAAAGGTAAAAGCTCAGTAAATTTCCAGTTTCATCCATCCTCAGACTTTGaaaacaattttctttttaatggtaTATTCCTTCTTTGCTTAGCACAGTTATGCTGTTGTTTTCAATCACAAGTGACTCATTAATGAGTGCCATAACTTGTTTTCCCCGACAGCAAAGTTGATAAAATATGTAATTTTCAGTTTCACAATATATTTTGGAGAATAATTTGCATGATTAacacacaataaaacagaaaaataatactaaaataacttTAAATCGTTGTGCCCTCTCTGACCCCCttcccaggaaaacaaagaatccctCATGTATTCATGGTAGGGTAGAACGCACAACTGACATGCGGGGGCGCCTGACAATGAGTCTGTCCAACGCTCTATCCTGCTATGAATACATGCACTTGAtaatatagtgactgattcagtgcatattattcatattttaccccacaatttccctgTCTATTTCATACCCTCCCCTGCTATCTGGGGTAAGAGTGTGGGAGTTTGGGGGGGTTCCGTGGCATAATTTTGATTTATTGGGACAGtacagagtgagaggaatccactgATAGCAAAATTGTCATGATCAGTTATGTGATGCTACTTCAATAAATTACCTTAGATTTGTTTGCTCTGTcattttcatatatcattttttttttataacagattGGTCTTACTAAAAACACTATCTGAAAACAAATCTCCAAAGCATTTAGCATACTATTACTACACAAGTTCATATTTCATTCATTTCATGTGAACAATAATATAGATGCCTCAATCAGAAATAAGTACCAATACCATGCTAGATACAAAACTATGATACGATTTATATCTCTGAAACCATAAcgtaaatttgaaaaaaagaaagaaaagaaaatcacacatTATTAGAATTGTAAACTATGCACTGTCTTTAATTACGAAAGATACCCTGTGTAAGTTTGAACTATCCACCTTTCTTTGTAATTATCAATCTCACCGTAATACCACGATGATATGTTGAGCGGTTAATGCCAAAAATTAAATACCAAGTGTATTTACTTCTTGCTCTTCGTGTTTAACATTTGATATGCGAAATACAAACactaaaattttaataaaaacaccaataattCAGTATCACAATATCATATAACAGTGGATCCCAGCACACAAGGGCAAAATAGGTAATGAAATTGCAGCATTAGTAGCAAATAAAGCTCACAACACCATGAATCCCATAGACATATCCCACGAGACGAGAAACAtcataaatgaaattaaaacaaacaaccaaaagaaTTGGAAAACTGACCTAAATAATATCTAAACACAGAAGACTACCTAATAAGAAACAACTAAATACAACCATGGACAAGTGTTGGTTtcctcttgttctcgttcttcggGTTTTAAGCTGTATTTGTTTCCTCTTCGAAAGTCtccaggaaacaaaacaaaacttccGGCCGTTCTTGGACGTTGCATGCGGTTTCCAGCCGTTTTTGGATTCATGGGATAATGACGTCATTGTTGGCCGTTCTCCGGATTTGGTTAAAGACTTGTGCTTTTGATCCAACGGTTTCTTACATGATATAGATTCAATACGCATTTGAGATTGATCTAGTTGCATGTATGAAATATTCACAGTTTAAAGATCTATGAATTTGGTGGGCATTGCAAATATTTACGTTAACCGGATAGGATCGTCTTACCGGTGACGTCATCACTGGTTCAATATAAATGGAGTTATAAGAATTAGTCAGTGATATCTTAACAATTATCTAGAGAATAGGGGAttatctctcagagagagagagagagagagagagagagagagagagagagagagagagagagagagagagagagagagagagagagagagagagaaagagagagagagagagagagagagagagagagagagagagagagagagagagagagagagagagagagagagagagagagagagagagagagagagagcgtggagaggaaaagggtagcatgaaataacacacacacacacacacacacacacacacacacacacacacacacacacacacacacacacacacacatatatatatatatatatatatatttttttttcaacagacatttattccactgcaggacatctcttaattcactatttagaggttatttggcagtaccacccttgcctgatttgatacccttcctcatcaacctcggttcggcgcgctaacactgttgccacttttttgtttgtgtgtgtgtatatatatatatatatatatatatgtatatatatacatatatacatacatatatacatacatacacatatacatatacatgtatgtatgtacgtatgtatatatgtatatacatgtgtaaatatttatgtgtatatatatgtatatatatatatatatatatatatatgtgtgtgtgtatgtatgtgtgtgtatgtgtgtgtgtgtgtttgtggtgtatgtatattatacatacatacacatgcgcgcatgtatgtatatatatgtatacacacacacacacgcaagtagaacaatgacGGGAAGTACAGGAAGGCACAcgaatatgccctgatgaagcagtaaatgcgaaaagtgtgtgtgtgtacgcatgtatgtatacatatatatgtatatacacacatacacagatatatatatgtatatttatatatatatgtatgtatatatatgcacacacacacacacacacacacacacacacacacacacatacgcacgcacgcacacccacacgcgcgcacacacccacacacacacacacacacgcacacacacacacgcacgcacgcacacacccacatacacacaaacacacacacgcacacacacatacgcacgcacgcacacccacacgcgcgcacacacccacacacacaaacacacacacacacgcacacacacacacacacacacgcacacacacacacacacacgcatgcacacacccacatacacacaaacacacacacgcacgcacgtcgcacgcacaccaacacgcacgcacacacccacacacacatactcacacccacgcacgcacacacccacacacacaaacacacacacacagctcaaaTTTGTGTTCTTTACAACTCTACCGTGGTACAGACATAATGCAAATACCGACTGTAATTAACtgtatttaatttgttttctcattttcctctctgcaCTTGGAAGTCATATCTATTTGCTAAAGATACATGTATCTTGCAATTGTTTTCCTTATGCGTTATTTTAAACCAGTACATAAATAGCAtgactttaaataaaaaaataattctcaCATCTTCCTGTATTCAGCCGAGTGTCATACTTTTAAAACCATGGGCCTTCAAGCCCGTCATCTTGGAGTCACATTGCTATGGTGTCTCTTTTCGGTGAGTCTCTTTAACAGTTTCTCATCTGATGTAAAGCCGAGGTACTTCGGCATTCCCAACAAATCACTCGCAAAAACGAAGCAAGCCGATGCGTGTCGTTCTTTGTTTACAATTAACCAAGTTTTCACCAGCGGAGGTTTACGTCATGCGAAGTTTGTGCATAGCACGCTCACAAATGAAAGCGGTTTCAATATACATCCTGCCACGACTTACCGTGAAGAGGAGGTCGCTGCCGCTGCCAGGGAGGTGCGGCACCTAGTGAGCAAGAGGGCGTCATTCGCAGGGCCTGACACGGACGACTATCGTGTCCTCGGCTCCCTTCTGCCCAAACTCGTGGCCTTCGAGCACCTCGAAGGAGAGGACGAAGCCCCGGCCGGGACGAAACAGGCTCAGCCGAGGCCGCACGTCCGAGGGGGAAGCAGAATCGACGCCGGCGGAGGCGTGTTGCCCTTCGTGCCATGCGTCATCGCGCCCTACGACCAGTCGAACTCCTTTGCCACCTGCGTCAGGAGGAGGCTGGCGAGAAAGGGCTCCTTCTGGATCTACTTCATGGGGGACTCGAAAATCAGGGGTGTCTTCATGGAAATGCTGAAGCGCACCGACGGGGAATTTGACTATCGGATTGAAGTTAAGGTAAGATGCATATTACACGACAATCATACTCTTAATGCCACATGCTATGCTTATAAAATGCAATGTTATTGTCAGCcacataaattattatatttcaaaGTGAATAGGGTGGATCCTATTGTCATTAAAGGAAGATCAACTGTTTGTCCAGAACATTTTTTACATGAAGATGCTCATTaactcaacattattattattaactacaaAGAGAAATGTACAATAGTTTTTgaatatgtaaatgataatataGTGATACGAGGGCTCATGAGTGTATAGTGAAAAATACCATGAAATAAACATATACTGTCATTAGCTTGTTAACGTTGTAAAGTTTtttaatgtaagtatatatctattaaaCCTAGGTGTGCCTGCATGTTATGTgaaaatatttctaaaaagaTCATTAATTGTCTGTTATTCATATGCACACTGCTTGACCACAACCGTAATGAAGCCCAAGTATCCGAACCAGACGTGGAGTTACGCAAAAATAGTATCGAGACAGGATTTTCGACACCAGGACATGAGAGTTACTTCCGCTGCTGCTGACGGCCTCGTGATCACCATGAGGTAGATTGCAAATTAAGATTTTGTTcatgttggaaaaaaaagaagattattgTGCATAATCCCAAGAGAGTGGTgggaatattagtaatgatgataaaggtggtgatagtgatagtgatgatgatcaccatgataatggtgatgatggtaatgctgataatgacattaacactGACAGtgttgacgataatggtgatgatggtaatgctgataatgacattaacactgacaatgttgacgataatggtgatgatggtgataaaaatagtaatgataatgatacaggtgatggtaataaaaattatgttgattggtgatggtgataataatgatgaataatgataatgctggtaataataataatgataatagtaataataatcataataataatgatactataactaGTGGTGCTGTATATAAGTAATAATCAATATCACTGATATCATGACTGTAAACAATAATACTTCATGATCATAAAATATTGGTGAgtgcagtaatgataacattaatgatactaattttgcaactatcattaatatcataatcatcaccatctttatcattgccattattgttaagaatactcatattaatatttaacatcatcattatcgttattactattattaacaatgttatctatattattaccgttatcattattattattattatcattattattattataattggtagagttatcattattactataatcataattgccagtaatattatcgtcatcctcatcattaacattaaacgttcgacccccacacacaaaaaaaaaaaaaaaaaaaaaaaaaaattaacatcatttgtttatttttattataatcttttaattaaattttttgaTGGATAAATCAGAACTGCCAAGGGAAACAGTTTTAGATGAAGGAGGTTCAACTTGTATTACATTTATTACAGTCACTATCAACACTACCATCAAAGAATgccaaaacacccccccccccaaaaaaaaaaaaaaaaaaaaaaatctatatatatctatatatctatatatatgtatatatatatatatatatatatactatcatgaCAAAATCTTCGAAAAAATCGACACATGAAAAACGAAGACTCCTTATCCTTTCAAACACAAACTGATTCCGTAATGTGTTTCTCAGTTTCCGCGTATTCGTGCAGATGGAGAGACCTTCCAGGCTCCCAGACGAAGCGGAAGTGACGCAGCTGCGCCGCTGGGCAGACGGAGCTGACCCCCTGCCAGACATTCTGATCCTAGGTTAGTTTTGTTGGTGGTTGATGATGTGTTGTGTCGTGTGCAaatgggtgagggagatgggttctaaatggaataaatatatatgcattttgttaTAGATCTCTATTTTTCAGCAACTGAGAACATTGATGATGTCTTAGACACTCTTGGCCCACTGCACTTTAGatttatgagatagatagatagatagagagagagagagagagagagagagagagagagagagagagagagagagagagagagagagagagagagagagagatatgcataaggAGTTAtagtgtgcatatttgtatattgtatctAACACACCTTAACGTGTATACTGAAATGAAATTCCGGTTTCAACCTTTTtccttattatatatctataatagtcAGGCAGTAGATTCTGAAGCTAAGAAAAGGCAGATGTTCAACAAATATTTCTATGGTGGTTCTGTATGAGTGAGCCTTAGCATAGCTCTatacttattctttattattctgaGATATATATGCTTCCTTGGGGGGTAAATAATGCACAGCACTATATAGAAGTTTCGCCTTCAGGTTATACATCGTGGATGCTGCAGAGACACATGGAAGATGCGAATATCCTTGAACTTCTGGACGGGTTATTCGAGATGCACAAGGCAGTCGTACCTCATATTGTGAAGGTAGGGCGCGCCCGGTCtcaactataactattattactaagatCATGCTGATGATACTTTAAATGTGTTAAAAACATTACCTTCGAGAACAGGGAATGTCACAATGCGTCCGATctcaagaaaggaaaaacaggaaaCACGCCGCGAATCCTCGAGTTTTACGATTCGCCAAGTCGCTTTTTCATTCTAATTTGTGCTTACACATACCTAGATTGTTAAAACTTGTTATGGAAAAATTCCCGCTTTCAGCACCACATCATTGCTTATTTCTTAAAAGTGGTGAGTtgccattttttcctttcctgagattggatGGAGGTACATCGCTGGTTCATCAAGCCATGGAGCTATTAAGCCAGTATCTGCTCAAGATTGACTCAGTTTCGGTTATCAAGTGATCAAACCCGATTCGCTAACAGATCTCGCGGTCAACAAGGGTGTTGGTGCTGCCCCAGAGTCGCCCGAAGCCGCACGCCGCCATGATTAACGTGGGTTACTCAATCATCAACGTTCCTAACTTCGACTGGAGCGAGAAAATCTTTCTTCAAGAGGTGCAGAAACACAGTCGAAATCAAGGTGTTCCTCGCAGCGAAAAGCAACAGGACGACCACAGACCAGGACTCCATTCCGGGACGTTTCGGGACCATCTGATCCCTGGGACATCCACGCCGGGCCTGTGGTGGTGGGACTCGAGCCTCCCGATCAACCTGGCGGAGATCGAAGAGTGCAACGAGCTTCACCGCCGAGACCTGGCTGGCGACGTGGCTTACACAGGTCCTCGGCTCCAGTGCAGAGACATCCACCACGCTGGAGAAGAGACCGCTACAGACCTCGTCACGATGCTTTTTAACCTGATGTGTAATTCAGTCTTAAAACTGCACGAGAGTCTGTGCTGTTCATGAAAGCTTGTATCTTTGTGTTGGCTGCAGGAAATTTACGAGAGCAAAAGCAACTTGTATATATGGATGCAATGCCGATGCAACCAAAAGTGCATTTTCaaaaactattttcattatctatttttatttcttactatcCAGTAGCTAGGCACTGTATATCctggatataaattataataagattattttttcttcataagcTCAAGAACTACTGTAAATAATGTACAACAGTCTCTGAACATTATGTATTCTCAATAAAGAAAAGGTCTTTTCTATTATTCTGTCTtctagataataaaacaatacctGAGATGGAGTACCTTATATAGTTTTCATGTTGTTTAAGAATGAAACAGGATAAAATACAATGTCAATTGTAAGTCGAAGTATGTACAAGTAACAACATGTAAAAGAAGAATGAATCGGGAACAGTAAGATTAGCCTCCTTGCCTCCATGGCCACACCCACTATTACCAAAGCCTTACTGTTACCCTATTAGTCTCTTGCTCTGATCTCATACTAATCCACGATAGTTTTCTTGCGGTCAGTCTACTTCATACTTTTCTCACAATATCGCTATTCCACTCCCTCTTCTATTGCCGGCACCAGAtgctattatatttttaaatgtgcATCCGTTTtcgtttcatatattttttttttttgtgtcaaaCATATTTATCTTTGCCTTTTGGACTCATTCTTATCGCAGGCGCCTTCATAAGCCCGTGTAACATTTTACTCGTCGATGCAGTTGTAGAAGGAAAGtactataaacaaaatatatttattggaaGACGAGAATATCAGTTTCGAAATCCGTACCCTTTCTCtgctggggaaggggatagttggTGAGGGGCCAAGACATGtaattccaaacacacacacacgcgcacctgtatgcacagtgtgtgtatgagtatacacaAGTGTCATCTTCACGTGCAACAGAATGTCTCAGACATACCTAAGACGGAATTACATGCTAGGTTCAGTAACATGGTAACGAGATCAGAGGACGTGCCCGGTCCGGCGTGATGATTGTCCCTGCAGGCGAGAGGAGGACCTGTGTAAGCCACGTCACCAGTCAAGTCTCGGCGGTGAAGCTCGTTGCACTCTTCGATCTCCGCCAGGTTGATCGGGAGGTTCGAGTCCCACCACCACAGGCCCGGCGTGGATGTCCCAGGGATCAAATGGTCCCGAAACGTCCCGGAATGGTGTCCTGGTCTGTGGTCGTCCCTAAACGAGTGTAGCTCTTTGTCCTGTTGCTCTTCGCTGCGAGGAACACCatgaccctgtgtgtgtgtgtggacaggtaCGCGAGGGACGGAGGCACGACGGCCCTCTCTGTATGCTCGCATGAAGTGCAGGAACGTCAATTCACTCCATTCAAGGTTCGCGTTGCTGAAAGTCGCCCTTGTGTTGAACTTGTTCGGGGAGTGAGGACGAGGGCGGCTCTGGGACAGCACGATGACTCGCGTGGCCTTTGATATCTGTAGATGTATACGTTTGAATGTACGTAGATATTTTGTACGAGAATGcataaacgcatgcacacacaggcgaacacatacaaacgcacacacccatatctgtgtatttctgtaaaaatgtgatgtgtatatatatatgtatgtactgtatatatactacgATGTCTAgctattctctccccccccccctttctctctcctccccctctctctttctctcactctccctctttttcccttcctttctgtttctcccttttttctccccccctctctctcgctctctcactcacacatcctctctctctctcactgtcttcttctattcatccttctctcaccttttccAGACGAGGCACAACGTAGCGGTGCATCTCGAGCATCATCGCCAACACATCGTGTAAGGAGCGAGATGTAATATTGTCGTACAGGCGGGTCTGTTGCAGCATCCAGGAAGTGTAgcctgatgataattacaatgattctGAAGATATTTGCAGAATAAagggtgtgtgtaggtatgtgcatctgtatctgtctacctatctgcatTTCTACACTTATacaaaacacatagacacacaagtgtgtgtttgtatatgtatatatatatccacacacacacacatgcgtgtgtgtgtgtgtgtacctgtatatgcatacatacatatatacatgagtgtatatatgaatatatatatatatatatatatatatatatatataaacacacacacatacacttatacattatctgtctatctctatatatatatttattcatttacatacatgtatatatacatatatacatatatacgtatatatatattaacttatatatatgtaaatacacacacacacacacacacacacatgtacacacacagacacacacacacactaatatatatatatatatatatatatatatatacacacaagttgtTACAGGTTTACCACAGTCAAAACGAGGTAGACTAGCATGGTCGTAATTAGTTTCATGTTTTTTTGCAAACGTTTCCATGATAAGTCATATATCCATCATCAGTGTTGTAATGGTGATTTTTTACACaggtctttgttattttatcaaataaatGCAATGGATGCCTATTTCTTACGAAGAAGTTTTTTAAAACGCgtacgagatgccactttgatttgtgttctaatgta
Proteins encoded in this region:
- the LOC125026886 gene encoding uncharacterized protein LOC125026886, whose product is MKATTANQTQQICEYVGKSNETVGLCSLHFSKTKQIFILSILAAETECHTFKTMGLQARHLGVTLLWCLFSVSLFNSFSSDVKPRYFGIPNKSLAKTKQADACRSLFTINQVFTSGGLRHAKFVHSTLTNESGFNIHPATTYREEEVAAAAREVRHLVSKRASFAGPDTDDYRVLGSLLPKLVAFEHLEGEDEAPAGTKQAQPRPHVRGGSRIDAGGGVLPFVPCVIAPYDQSNSFATCVRRRLARKGSFWIYFMGDSKIRGVFMEMLKRTDGEFDYRIEVKPKYPNQTWSYAKIVSRQDFRHQDMRVTSAAADGLVITMSFRVFVQMERPSRLPDEAEVTQLRRWADGADPLPDILILGYTSWMLQRHMEDANILELLDGLFEMHKAVVPHIVKISRSTRVLVLPQSRPKPHAAMINVGYSIINVPNFDWSEKIFLQEVQKHSRNQGVPRSEKQQDDHRPGLHSGTFRDHLIPGTSTPGLWWWDSSLPINLAEIEECNELHRRDLAGDVAYTGPRLQCRDIHHAGEETATDLVTMLFNLMCNSVLKLHESLCCS